A genomic segment from Halomonas sp. TA22 encodes:
- a CDS encoding ABC-F family ATPase, translated as MISTANITMQFGAKPLFENVSVKFGNGHRYGLIGANGSGKSTFMKILGGDLEPSSGQVMVDSGARLGKLRQDQFAFEEQRVIDTVIMGNHELWQVAAERERIYSLPEMSEADGMTVAELETRFAELDGYTAESRAGELLLGLGIPLEQHFGPMSEVAPGWKLRVLLAQALFADPDVLLLDEPTNHLDINTIRWLEGMLTARNSTMIIISHDRHFLNSVCTHMADLDYGEIKLFPGNYDEYMTAATAARERLHADNAKKKAQIAELQSFVSRFSANASKAKQATSRARQIDKIKLDEIKPSSRVSPFIRFDQHRKIHRNAVNVEAISKGYDEKPLFERFSMTVEAGERIAIIGPNGIGKTTLLKTLAGELRPDAGQVKWTDSADLGIFAQDHAHDFANDATLFEWMSQWSDGGEQVIRGTLGRMLFSSDDIGKSVKVISGGEQGRMLFGKLSLTKPNVLLMDEPTNHLDMESIEALNLALENYPGTLIFVSHDREFVSSLATRIIDMSGDGIIDFTGGYDEYLRSQGVLG; from the coding sequence AGCCCCTGTTCGAAAACGTCTCCGTCAAGTTCGGTAATGGCCATCGCTACGGTCTCATCGGTGCCAACGGCAGCGGTAAGTCGACGTTCATGAAAATCCTCGGCGGTGACCTTGAGCCCTCCTCCGGCCAGGTGATGGTCGATTCGGGCGCCAGGCTCGGCAAGCTGCGCCAGGACCAGTTCGCCTTCGAAGAGCAGCGGGTCATCGATACGGTGATCATGGGTAATCACGAGCTGTGGCAAGTGGCGGCCGAGCGTGAGCGTATCTACTCATTGCCGGAGATGAGCGAGGCCGACGGCATGACGGTAGCCGAGCTGGAAACGCGCTTCGCCGAGCTTGACGGCTATACCGCCGAATCGCGTGCTGGCGAGCTGCTGCTCGGGCTTGGCATACCGCTCGAGCAGCACTTCGGCCCGATGAGCGAGGTCGCCCCTGGCTGGAAGCTGCGTGTACTGCTGGCCCAGGCCCTGTTCGCCGACCCCGATGTCCTGCTACTCGACGAGCCGACCAACCATCTGGATATCAATACCATCCGCTGGCTTGAGGGGATGCTCACGGCACGCAACAGCACCATGATCATCATCTCCCACGACCGCCACTTTCTGAATAGCGTCTGTACCCACATGGCGGACTTGGACTACGGCGAGATCAAACTGTTTCCCGGTAACTACGATGAGTATATGACGGCCGCGACCGCGGCTCGCGAGCGTCTGCACGCAGACAATGCCAAGAAGAAGGCGCAGATCGCCGAGTTGCAGAGCTTTGTCAGCCGCTTCTCCGCCAACGCTTCCAAGGCCAAGCAGGCTACTTCTCGAGCGCGCCAGATCGACAAGATCAAGCTCGATGAGATCAAGCCCTCAAGCCGGGTCAGCCCATTCATTCGCTTCGACCAGCATCGCAAGATTCATCGCAATGCCGTGAATGTCGAGGCGATCAGCAAGGGTTACGATGAAAAGCCGCTGTTCGAGCGCTTCAGCATGACCGTGGAGGCGGGCGAGCGTATTGCGATCATCGGCCCCAACGGCATCGGCAAGACCACCCTGCTCAAGACCCTGGCAGGAGAGCTCCGTCCCGATGCCGGGCAGGTCAAATGGACCGATAGTGCCGATCTCGGAATCTTCGCCCAGGATCATGCTCATGACTTCGCCAACGATGCCACGCTATTTGAGTGGATGTCGCAGTGGAGTGATGGCGGCGAGCAGGTGATTCGAGGCACGCTTGGGCGCATGCTCTTCTCGAGCGACGATATCGGCAAGTCGGTCAAGGTGATCTCGGGCGGTGAGCAGGGACGCATGCTGTTCGGCAAGCTGTCGTTGACCAAGCCCAACGTGCTGTTGATGGATGAGCCGACCAATCACCTCGATATGGAGTCCATCGAGGCGCTCAACCTGGCGCTTGAGAACTATCCGGGTACGTTGATCTTCGTCAGCCATGACCGTGAGTTCGTCTCCTCGCTTGCGACGCGCATCATCGACATGAGTGGCGACGGCATCATCGACTTCACTGGCGGCTATGATGAGTATCTGCGCAGCCAGGGTGTCTTGGGCTGA
- a CDS encoding murein L,D-transpeptidase family protein, whose protein sequence is MTLATRFIALLAMVLLPALGAQANLLEHLQTNSFQPNLQPLTPNEVWVLVDDRSASLSVYRGEHVIEHFSPVSLGQRGAAPMRTRGDLRTPTGEFRIDRINPESRFHLFFSLDYPTPWHVRDAFSAGVISQQDYDDYYRHLRRYGSPPQDTILGGNIGIHGIGKGDPTIHEQFHWTQGCVAVTNEQIERLARLIGIGTRVVIR, encoded by the coding sequence ATGACGTTAGCGACACGCTTTATCGCCTTGTTGGCGATGGTTTTACTGCCGGCACTTGGTGCCCAGGCCAATCTGCTTGAGCATCTGCAGACGAATTCCTTTCAACCCAATCTTCAACCGTTGACACCCAATGAAGTCTGGGTGCTGGTCGATGATCGCAGCGCGAGCTTGTCCGTTTACCGGGGTGAGCATGTCATCGAGCATTTCTCCCCCGTGTCGCTTGGCCAGCGTGGTGCTGCTCCCATGCGTACGCGTGGCGATCTGCGCACGCCGACCGGCGAGTTCCGTATCGATCGCATCAATCCCGAGAGCCGGTTCCATCTCTTTTTTAGCCTCGATTATCCCACGCCTTGGCATGTGCGTGATGCCTTCAGTGCGGGGGTGATCAGCCAGCAGGATTATGACGATTATTACCGCCATCTACGCCGCTATGGCAGCCCGCCCCAAGATACGATCCTGGGAGGCAATATCGGGATTCATGGTATCGGCAAGGGCGACCCGACCATCCATGAACAGTTTCATTGGACGCAGGGGTGCGTGGCGGTAACCAATGAACAGATCGAGCGTCTAGCGAGACTGATCGGCATTGGCACCCGTGTGGTAATCCGCTAG
- a CDS encoding DUF4202 domain-containing protein has product MTDRHNRLSQAIERLDALHAEDPRIERVEGREVPYELLYAQRMSAWLEKINPEPSEALRLAVRAQHLQRWRLPRDDYPRDRPGYLAWRRELGRRQAEQASAVLSEVGYEPETCERVAAMIRKEELKHNADTQALEDAACLVFLNHYFNDFIEQHRGEEGKLERIVRKTWHKMSPRGHELAATIPLSAEEQAVVQRALQ; this is encoded by the coding sequence GTGACAGATCGACACAATCGGCTATCGCAAGCCATCGAGCGCCTGGACGCACTGCATGCCGAGGATCCGCGGATCGAGCGGGTCGAGGGCAGGGAAGTGCCTTATGAGCTGCTCTATGCTCAACGCATGAGTGCGTGGCTCGAGAAGATCAATCCCGAGCCATCGGAAGCGCTGCGCCTGGCCGTGCGTGCCCAGCACCTGCAGCGCTGGCGCCTGCCACGAGATGATTATCCCCGTGATCGTCCCGGTTATCTGGCCTGGCGGCGCGAGTTGGGGCGTCGTCAGGCCGAGCAGGCGTCTGCCGTACTTAGCGAGGTGGGGTATGAGCCAGAAACTTGCGAGCGCGTCGCCGCGATGATTCGCAAGGAGGAGCTCAAGCACAATGCCGACACCCAGGCACTGGAGGACGCGGCCTGCCTGGTGTTCCTTAACCACTATTTCAACGATTTCATCGAGCAGCATCGGGGCGAGGAGGGCAAGCTCGAACGTATCGTACGCAAGACCTGGCACAAGATGTCGCCTCGCGGCCACGAACTGGCAGCGACGATCCCCCTCTCGGCAGAGGAGCAGGCCGTCGTGCAGCGGGCGCTGCAGTAA